Proteins from one Psilocybe cubensis strain MGC-MH-2018 chromosome 11, whole genome shotgun sequence genomic window:
- a CDS encoding Werner syndrome ATP-dependent helicase-like protein (Werner syndrome ATP-dependent helicase homolog) — protein sequence MYGHSEPKLAFTDNVASDKAFLEDAWPSLRESVVPVEKYPDLEPLAVPTPPIAIFVKSTASAIDAAMASILDDLDPSHPDKKIVIGFDSEWNVEVSSNGHILHRGQTAIIQIAYKSSIYILQIGDMLAGGTLPSQLRILLENPNIVKAGRLVEADLKHLQTASQSPKPFVGALDLAKYAKDKMVISSARCSLADLCALVLGKRLNKNVPERISSAWENEILTRDQLAYAACDAYACICIYNKLSTLETPQVLPSQFNAGIPVLLFNTDKASVIARGKISSHKDDRQLDGINITTTRTAVDIEEVFVPGALISSHRNCSLASFGTPPFTLVCLRSHLKTFSPTFWTHHSSQSDSSSRAQTSPMSLDQSSNQDLLTASLAELDDNDLSLDATFDDDSIPSIGNLVVENHRPTSAPPITTDHPRNIDPESASLGQQVLDQYPNTWDSTIRSRVLKDVFHVFNMFHISSTHGLRAEFARQLRDAIFIPDGEDRAKISAWGAMQTPPLTFEQIQKLRPRWLWKRCKRIIPPADILHGLLKKVFETFGPLKDATTGAPLFNFNDWKTSGHILDLTRRGFISDPPGIPLYAAIGIDSAAPSLTIYRCFRGTNMTEGGVHTHLRSHLPSSGASVQHVYSCLADFTLHHNLVVGTFNSTGQKYRSHFSIWLTNSIQERLSFLHDVLINPVEITGWVNGNLYIPTTETLGILPIPTSIRIATGMSEFIPSIDKKQRHAFLAQMQHTRKPILPIHNDIEKQLFRDLMQANPDYNSLTSGPIWKKAVKVWNHYADINSEISYKLIEQLKSYYAHWKTNLNVKESLFTTYDIRKPLAAILSNPSRSVTAPRVPEKTLKPLSVDDGLLPTSVSVGTFNTNRSEVHGNNKDTPVHDDQQTPLQSANSDLLLPHSTTRKTFTTATNLAVHNRVNREALSEKRIRENGLVPVQNAAPHNVRVANGSSIATTVVVIVEMSNAKVGTPSDLTSLVMWDG from the exons ATGTATGGTCATTCCGAACCCAAGCTTGCATTTACAGATAACGTTGCCAGTGACAAGGCATTCCTTGAAGATGCCTGGCCGTCTCTTCGAGAGTCTGTGGTACCAGTTGAAAAGTATCCAGATCTTGAACCACTTGCCGTACCGACACCGCCTATTGCTATTTTTGTAAAAAGCACAGCGTCTGCCATAGACGCTGCCATGGCCTCTATTCTTGATGATCTTGATCCAAGTCATCCTGACAAAAAAATCGTGATAGGGTTTGATTCCGAGTGGAATGTTGAAGTATCATCTAATGGCCATATTCTGCATCGAGGACAAACAGCTATTATTCAAATAGCATATAAATCATCCATATACATTCTTCAG ATTGGTGATATGTTAGCAGGCGGTACACTTCCAAGTCAGCTTAGGATTTTATTGGAAAATCCAAATATTGTGAAAGCTGGACGGCTTGTTGAAGCCGATTTAAAGCATCTTCAAACTGCTTCCCAGTCACCCAAACCTTTTGTTGGCGCTCTTGACCTTGCCAAATATGCAAAAGACAAAATGGTAATATCTTCCGCACGATGCAGTTTGGCTGATCTATGTGCATTGGTTTTGGGAAAACGATTAAACAAAAACGTTCCCGAGCGCATTAGCAGTGCTTGGGAAAATGAAATCCTTACTCGCGATCAACTCGCCTATGCAGCCTGTGATGCATATGCTTGTATATGCATTTACAACAAACTTTCGACTCTTGAAACACCGcaagttcttccttctcAATTTAATGCAGGCATTCCTGTTCTCTTATTCAACACCGACAAGGCATCTGTGATTGCTCGAGGAAAAATTTCATCCCACAAAGATGATAGGCAACTCGATGGCATCAATATTACTACTACAAGAACTGCTGTCGACATTGAAGAAGTATTTGTCCCTGGTGCACTAATCAGCAGTCATCGGAACTGTTCACTTGCATCATTTGGGACACCACCATTTACTCTTGTCTGTTTACGAAGTCATTTAAAGACCTTTTCGCCAACATTTTGGACACATCATTCAAGTCAGTCGGACTCGTCTTCTAGAGCTCAAACAAGCCCTATGTCTCTAGATCAGTCATCCAATCAGGATCTATTGACTGCCAGCTTGGCAGAGTTGGATGATAACGACCTCTCACTTGATGCAacttttgatgatgattcaaTTCCTTCAATCGGAAATCTTGTTGTTGAAAATCATCGGCCTACTAGTGCACCTCCTATAACCACAGACCATCCTCGCAATATTGACCCAGAAAGTGCATCGTTAGGCCAACAAGTACTGGACCAGTATCCAAATACCTGGGACAGTACAATTCGGAGCCGGGTCCTCAAAGACGTTTTCCATGTTTTCAACATGTTTCATATCTCCTCAACACATGGTTTACGTGCAGAGTTTGCCCGACAGCTTCGGGATGCAATATTTATTCCTGACGGTGAAGACCGTGCCAAAATTAGTGCATGGGGCGCAATGCAAACACCACCATTGACTTTTGAGCAAATCCAAAAGCTTCGTCCACGCTGGTTATGGAAACGATGTAAACGAATCATTCCACCAGCTGACATACTGCATGGATTGCTAAAGAAGGTTTTTGAAACTTTTGGCCCCCTCAAAGATGCTACAACAGGTGCTCCTTTGTTTAACTTTAATGATTGGAAGACCTCGGGCCATATTCTTGATTTGACACGACGCGGTTTTATATCTGATCCACCCGGAATTCCTCTCTATGCGGCAATAGGGATTGATAGTGCAGCACCAAGTCTCACTATCTATCGATGTTTTCGTGGAACAAACATGACAGAGGGTGGAGTACATACTCATCTTAGATCACATCTTCCATCGTCGGGTGCATCAGTGCAACATGTTTACTCATGCCTTGCTGATTTCACTCTGCACCACAACCTTGTG GTTGGAACATTCAATAGCACTGGACAAAAGTATCGCAGCCATTTCTCAATCTGGTTAACCAACAGCATTCAGGAGCGATTGTCATTTCTTCACGATGTTCTAATAAATCCCGTGGAAATTACTGGATGGGTTAACGGAAACCTATACATTCCTACCACCGAAACGTTAGGCATTCTTCCGATTCCAACCAGCATTCGCATTGCAACTGGGATGTCTGAATTTATTCCTAGCATTGACAAAAAGCAACGTCATGCTTTTCTAGCTCAAATGCAACACACACGAAAGCCCATTCTTCCGATTCATAACGACATTGAAAAGCAGCTTTTCCGAGATCTTATGCAAGCCAATCCCGACTACAACTCTCTGACATCCGGCCCAATCTGGAAAAAGGCCGTGAAGGTCTGGAATCACTACGCTGATATCAATTCAGAGATATCATACAAG TTAATTGAACAATTAAAATCGTACTATGCACATTGGAAAACAAACCTCAATGTTAAAGAGTCTCTTTTTACAACATATGACATTCGGAAACCATTGGCAGCAATCCTTAGCAACCCATCTCGCTCAGTAACGGCACCCCGTGTACCAGAGAAAACTCTGAAACCACTGAGTGTCGATGACGGACTTCTTCCAACGTCCGTTTCTGTTGGAACCTTTAATACAAATCGTTCAGAGGTGCATGGTAACAACAAAGACACACCTGTACACGATGACCAACAGACACCGTTGCAAAGTGCAAATTCCGACCTTTTGCTGCCCCACTCAACAACTCGAAAAACCTTTACTACCGCGACAAATCTTGCAGTACACAATCGTGTAAATCGCGAAGCACTGTCTGAGAAACGT ATAAGGGAAAACGGCCTCGTACCTGTGCAAAATGCGGCTCCACACAATGTTCGGGTCGCCAACGGGTCAAGCATTGCCACAACCGTTGTCGTGATTGTGGAAATGTCAAATGCAAAGGTCGGTACACCAAGCGACCTGACAAGCCTTGTTATGTGGGATGGGTAG